GTGAATTAATAGCATAGAAATTATTTTCACAAACATAGAGAATCGGAAGTTTTTTAAGAGATGCAAAATTCAGACTTTCGTGAAAAGTACCTTCGTCTGCCGCTCCATCCCCAAAAAAAACTGCCGTAACTCTGTCATTTTTTTGAATTTTTGATGCAAGAGCAGTTCCCGTTCCAAGAGGCAAGCTTCCCCCCACTATAGCAGTGGAACCGAATATCCCTCTATCAGCAGCCATCAGATGCATGGAGCCTCCTCTCCCTGAAGTACATCCTGTTTTTCGCAGATATAGTTCCGCTATCATCTGTTTTATATCGCCACCTTTAGCAATATACTGTGCATGACTCCTATGGGTTCCAAAAAGGTAATCATCTTTACGGAGATTTATACAAACTCCCGCCGCAATTGCTTCCTGGCCTATAGATAGATGAATTGGAGTTTTCATTTCGTCATTCTTATATTCCTCTTCAATTTTGCGCTCTACAATGCGTATGGTTTGCATAACTCTGTATAGCTCAATAAATCTCTCATTTTCCATATAACAACCCCCGAAATTCCCACTTTTACATATGACTAATAGTGTCAGAAAAGCAGAGTAACCTCTTGATTCTGCCAATCCTTGAGTTCGCACACTGCTCTTGACACATTTGAGAATCCATTTCCTATGAAATAATCACTTTTTGCTGCCAGCCATGTGTCTTTTATAATTTCAATCCCCTTGAGCTTGTTGTTACAATATTCCTGAAAGTGAACTCCTCCTCCGTTTTTCAAGACCCTTTTGCAGTCGGTACTGATTAATTTATCGTCGTATACACTTTTATACTCCTCCAATATATCTTTGCAGTCTGTCATCAGAAAAATGTAGGCATCCGGCCTTTCTTTTAAATATGTCTTTATTTTCGTCGGATAAAGTTTATTCAGTTCATGTAAATGACTTACTTCCAATATCTTGTCACTTCCTCTTATATGTACAGCCAACATAGTTTTTCCTTCCATATTTGCTGCATAAAAAGTATTTATTTCATTTTCAACTTCCGGCCTTAGCCGTATATACTTTTTGAGCATCCGCCTGTAAATATCTCTGGAGTTTAATCCAAAATACGGACAGGTCTTATCCATACGGCACATTATACACTCAATATCAGTGTATCTGTCAGCAACCTGTATATCCGCATCACGATTAATATTTTCTATTAATCTATCCATACCATCTTTTGATACAGGTAGAAAAAACTGTTCAAACGCGTTTGAGGTCTCGTCAGTGCTGTACATACTCCTGCTTCCCCAGTAAATAACAGGAATTCTTTCCGTTATTTCTGCAAGAAGGAGATTGGAAAGTGTGTGGTGCATGTCATACCAAAATCCGTCACCTATTGTCTTGATAAGTAAGAATTTATCCTGCTTCAATTTAAAACCCTCCGCTATACCAGGTTATTACAAAAAAATCTCATATCCCTTCTGTTTGAGTATTTCCACCAAGCCCTTAACTTCCTGTGCCTTTCCTCTTGGACAAACGATAACAGCCTCTTTTGTACCTGCAACTATCATATTGTCCAACCCTATTACCGTAATGAGGATTCCATCGGCATAAATTACAGAATTGGTGGTTTGTACAGCTATATAGTCACCCTTCCATGAATTAGCGTCATTATCTTTTTGCAAGGTCTCCGATAAAGTGTCAATACTCCCTATATCATCCCAGTCGAAGGAAGCCCTCACTACATAAATATCACTGGATTTTTCCAACACAGCATTGTCAAATGATATTTCCTGTAATTTATTATATGCATCAACAATGTATGTGTTAAAATTATCTGCTCCTCCATACCTTAGTGCATTAGCAATTTCAATATAGTGTTGCGGTATGTTTTCTTTTATTTCCCTTATTATAGTTTGTGAACTGCCGACCAAAATGCCTCCGTTCCACAAATGATCACCCGATTCAAGCATTGAGCGTGCGGCATCTTCGTTTGGCTTTTCAGTAAATTTACTAACTTTAAGAACATGTTCTTCTAATCCCGCATCCTTGGTTATTTTTATATATCCATAAGCGGTAGATGGGTATGAAGGTGTGATTCCTATTACAACAAGCCGTTCCTTTTCTTCGGCTGCACTAAAAGCAAGATTTATAGCGTCTGCATAGCCTTGCTGATCCTTTACATAACCGTCAGCTGGTACAAAGCACAACACTCCCTCCCCCAGTTTCTTATTAAGTAAAACTGTAGTATAAGCAATACATGCCGCCGTGTTCTTCTTCCGGGGTTCAGGAATTATATTGGAATATGGAATTATGTCCTTGACAACTTCCTTGGTCAGTTCTACAAGACTTTCATTAGTTATAATAAAACAATTAGACGGTGGTACGCATTTGCATACACGTTTAATTGTCTGAACAAGCATACATTCGCCGTCATCAACAGATATAAACTGCTTAGGCTTTTTTTCTTTTGACAGCGGCCATAGTCTTGTTCCCGAGCCTCCTGCCATAATAACGACAAATCTTTCCATATTAAATCTCCCGACATGTTATTATGATGTATTTTATGTAAATTACCATGGATTGGTTCATACCTATAGATATTCCTCATAATATACCTGCTCGTCCCCGCTTTTACGGTATATCTTGTATAGCTTCAGGACAAAATAAACTTACTTAAATCTATATATATTGGATGACATACATGCAGGGTAAATATATACTGTTATCAATTTTAAATTCAGGACTTATTGTCTTCGGACAGACACTGTGGAAATT
This genomic stretch from Ruminiclostridium cellulolyticum H10 harbors:
- a CDS encoding thiamine pyrophosphate-dependent dehydrogenase E1 component subunit alpha yields the protein MENERFIELYRVMQTIRIVERKIEEEYKNDEMKTPIHLSIGQEAIAAGVCINLRKDDYLFGTHRSHAQYIAKGGDIKQMIAELYLRKTGCTSGRGGSMHLMAADRGIFGSTAIVGGSLPLGTGTALASKIQKNDRVTAVFFGDGAADEGTFHESLNFASLKKLPILYVCENNFYAINSRQAQRQSGDNIYKMAQVYGIPGYQIDGNDVLKVSEYAEKAIERCRKGEGPTLLECVSYRWKGHIGTVDDLGVGYRSQEEYDYWISKCPIKWYKDYLRVRNILDDKLEKSINEEIDKLVKDAFEFAVNSPKPQPEELFDFVYAD
- a CDS encoding O-fucosyltransferase family protein codes for the protein MKQDKFLLIKTIGDGFWYDMHHTLSNLLLAEITERIPVIYWGSRSMYSTDETSNAFEQFFLPVSKDGMDRLIENINRDADIQVADRYTDIECIMCRMDKTCPYFGLNSRDIYRRMLKKYIRLRPEVENEINTFYAANMEGKTMLAVHIRGSDKILEVSHLHELNKLYPTKIKTYLKERPDAYIFLMTDCKDILEEYKSVYDDKLISTDCKRVLKNGGGVHFQEYCNNKLKGIEIIKDTWLAAKSDYFIGNGFSNVSRAVCELKDWQNQEVTLLF
- a CDS encoding mannose-1-phosphate guanylyltransferase; the encoded protein is MERFVVIMAGGSGTRLWPLSKEKKPKQFISVDDGECMLVQTIKRVCKCVPPSNCFIITNESLVELTKEVVKDIIPYSNIIPEPRKKNTAACIAYTTVLLNKKLGEGVLCFVPADGYVKDQQGYADAINLAFSAAEEKERLVVIGITPSYPSTAYGYIKITKDAGLEEHVLKVSKFTEKPNEDAARSMLESGDHLWNGGILVGSSQTIIREIKENIPQHYIEIANALRYGGADNFNTYIVDAYNKLQEISFDNAVLEKSSDIYVVRASFDWDDIGSIDTLSETLQKDNDANSWKGDYIAVQTTNSVIYADGILITVIGLDNMIVAGTKEAVIVCPRGKAQEVKGLVEILKQKGYEIFL